The window GAGAAGCCATATTGGGGTGAGCTTTTTGGGTTAATGACTGAAGTTCCGGTAAGCTATGTTGTTAGCATGCTAAGGAAGAAAACAGTTACGGATCCGGAAATTAGGTTTAAGTACGCCCTGCTTGCTTTGCTCTCAGCCGTTATAGTGCCAACGTCTCACAATCCGCGAATTGCTCACCAGCATGCCGAGATGATCAAAGATGTTGATCAGTTCCTTGCGTTCCCGTGGGGGCGGGCTTCCTTCGACATGCTTATGAGCAGCATAAaagagagagatgaagtatCACTATCACAGAACACCATTGCTCTCAAAGGGTTTGTGCTATCATTACAGCTTCTAATGATTGAAGCTGTTCCGTCGCTTACTGGAGTTGTTGAAGATGGTGGATCTTCTGCCTCAGACGGCGATGAATCTGTTGATGAAGATGGAAAGGGAAAGAAAAGTATCAATACTGTGCATGTCACTGATATTGATACTGCCGCGAAGGTATACATTTCAAGTCTATATTGGTATCAATGGTCACAATTTGCCAGTAAGTTGATGATGTTATTGCCCTGCAGGCTCACGTTGTTTCTATTATCACTGCGGGAGTTGAAGAATTTCTTCTCAACCCCGAACTCGGATTTTCCGATGACGGTGAAGATGTGCTTGTAACCAATATGGTCAAGTGTGTTGAAGATGGATTTGCGTTTGCTAACTCCCATTTTACCGGTGGGGCTACCAAAGCTGACGTGAACCGAATGCGTGAAGACGGTAAAACAGGAAAAAAAAGGTCACGGAAGAACACCAAAGTGAACCTGAAAGAGCCTGTCACGGAGGCTCTCGACGCTGATTATGTTGCAGACATTGTAAGAAAGAGTGTCTCAACAGAATTGAGCAAGATGGGGGTACAAATCCAGAATCTCGTTGACAATGTAACGACCTCGCATCAGCTTTTGCGCTCCGACATCGAAGACATGTTCCAGATTTTTCGGAGGGATATTACGAAGTTGGTCACTCCTCTTTGCACTGCCCCACATAACCCCCCACCACCTCCTACCCCACACTCATCTCATTTTGGAATGAGAAACCAGTCGGGTAGCACCACTCCTGCAAACACAAATAACATCATCAATGAGGCTGTCCGTTTTGCAAATCAGCACTCACTCCAAACAAAGAAGGTGACCTCACCATGCCTTTTCTTAAAACACAATCTAATTGCCACCATATTTGGTGATGCAATACTCTTTGATGTCATAGGGTATAACGGCCGAGAAAGGTGTAGTCGAAGAAACTAATGATGATGATGCGGACTTTAATCTCGAATCCGAACCGAATGTAAGGGGGATCCATCTGAAATTCATATTACTCTATAGcttatccatttttttttctttgaatcgTTAGCTATCCACGACTCGAATTAGATTGCACCTTTTTAATTTGAATTGGTAGGATGAACGTTAGTATGATAAACAGATTATTACATTGTACTATTTACTTTAGCATGTCATTTTACATTAGTGTTTGCTAACGTTTGTGGTCATGTGCAGGCCGATGTCCTTTCAGACAAAGACGCTCCTGCTGTGGAAACCAATCCTCATGTACAAGACAGTGTAAGTAATCTGTAACAACTTAGGATTTACTTCTCTCAAACAACAAATATGACTTACTAGTTcgaaatatatttctttttccaTTGTTAGCTCACTTCGACGGGGAATAGAACGCATCTACCTGATTTGATTTGTTAGGAAGTATATTAGTTTGATAATAATATTAGCACTGTACTCTTTACTATTCGCATGCTCTGCAACAAATTGTGAGGTAACGTTTGGACTCATGTGCAGGCCGATGCCCGTTCAGACACAGACGATCCTGCTATGGAGACCAATCTTCATCTACAAGACAGTGTAAGTAATCTGAAACAACATAGGATTGACTTCTCTGAAACAAAGAATGAGTTGGTaccaaccaaattttttttttttgattgataagatttttgtttattttgctAAAGTTATAAGTAGACTGCTTTTTTCATACGTTTAGCATGTCTTTCAACATCAATGTATGTTAACGTTTTCGACTCATCTGCAGGTCGATGTCCTTCTGGACACAAACGCTCCGGCTGTGGAGACCAATCCTCATCTACAAGACAGTGTAAGTAATTTGTGTCAATTTTTAATGTCTGGTAACCCTAATCTCCACTTGCTATAAATTTTGGATGGCGAATTTTTTAGACAAATGCTAACCATATCTAATACCAACGTTATTATAATCTCAATATTCCTCTTCAGGAAAATCTCCCAAGATCAAAAGAACCTACTGTAGTTGGTGATAGTCGAGACCCACTCGTGGCTGAAAACGATCCCATATCGAAGGACAGTGGAGACACTAGTCTTGCATTTCCCCAGCCAACATTCTCCCTTGGCCTGACGCAGGAAGATCCTCAACTATCCAAAACAAGCGCCCCTGACAGCGAGGACTATGGTGATGAACATATGACAGTCGATCCACCACCAACTTCCAATGAGAACGATGCTCCAGCGCCGCTTTACAGGAAAAGCAAGCGTCCACGAGTTGTTCCTAGGTCACTAGTTGGTGATTACCAGTGTGATAAACGTATACTGGTGCGTGCGTGGGAGGCGCATGTGAATGCCACTAGAAGGGTCCCCAACGTTGACTACGCTGTGAAATTCGCTGAACTTTCATCGAAGCTGGAGTCCCCATTGTAAGCACATTCTACTAGATATGCTAATGAAAATATTATACTACATCCGTTATTTTAGCATGCTAAAACTATTTCTTATAATGTATGTGCCTTTTACCGCAGCACAATAAAACTTGATGGCTTATCTCTCACTAGTAAAGAGCTCTCTGCAATTGTTGACAGGTCTACGCACTTACCACCAAAggtaatgttttaattttagatatatattaattttcaatCTGGGTGAGGGCTCAACTGATGTTGTCAATGTTGTAGGCTCTTGACGTCCTCATTCATCATACCCGTTTAGTTTTCCAATCCTATCCAGTCTCCCTCCAATCAAAGAACTCTGTTTTTTTGGACACAAAGTTTGTCTCACTCCTTGCTAAGACGTTTTTCAAATTCTCCAAAGCACCTAAGAAAGAAAGTTTTCGATTTCCAGCCGCATTAGCTGACTATTTAGTTCGAGATTTCCCAATTGATGAAGCTAATCGTTTCTACTTCCCGTTCAATTTTGACAAGAAGCATTGGGTTGGTGTTTGCGTTGACTCATCCCTAGGCCAGGTTTCTGTTTTAGACTCAAACACCTCTCTCAGGACGGACGGGATGATCACGTCAGAAATGCGTTCTATTTCGCAGATGTTTCCTTACATACTGAAACAAGCTGGGAAACAATGCAGTTCCAAAGACATGAAGACATTCACCATCGACAGACCTCGTTCCATCCCTCAGAACACCACCTCCTTTGACTCCGGCGTTACTTCTATTTTTCTAATCCAAGCTCACGCGGTTGGGGGTCTCGAAGTCTGCAAATGCATCACACCTGATGTGCTAGACGTTGAGGTCGAGCGCCTCACAGTTATGATCTATGAAGAATACATGGGACTCATCTGAGTGTGAACTTGTAGCCTATGTCTCATTTCCCGCGTCATGGAGATCGTCTGCTCAATCTCATATTTTGTTGTTTGTTAGTTTGTTTAATGTTGTTGTTTCTAAGATCGAAAACTCATTTGTAAGATGTTTCGGAAAGTTACCCTTTTCGGCTTTAAATGTTTTGTCTGTATCCTGCTAACAAGACCGCCTCAATATAATTACATTTCAATTATGCTCCTTATGCAAACGGGGCCCAACTAACCTGACTTAGCTCATATACTACACATACAAGTTAACAATTTAGCATGCTAACAAGACAACATGCGAGACTGAATACGGACAAACCAGGCGGTCCGGAACTTGGTTTACATATAATTACGGTTTAATTTCTAGAATTTAAGTCCGATACTCCgcttttttgtaacaaaacgtCGTCGTTAGACATTATTTCCTTAGATAAACTTTGGTGATTGTGCTCATGTATTGATGATCTAAACGACGTCGTTGTCTTTCCTGCTCCCCTTATTTAACTCTACCCCCGAGACTCCGCTTCTTCATAACCCTAGCTCGCCggaaaaaaaaggagagattGAGCCGTTGATATGTCGACCCAAACCAAGGGAAGCTCCTCCTCAGCACCCGGTACGTGGCTACGCTCTTTTTAGCAAGGAATATCAtctatttaaaatgttctatgTTTTACAGGGGGAACACGTTCTAGGCGGCGAAGAGTTGAGAAACCGAGGGGGATCCCGCAATTCTGTCGTTGTGGTGAAGAAGCAGTGATTAGGACATCAGGGACTGCAAAAAACCCCGGTCGGCTCTTCTACTGCTGTCCGAACGGATCAGAGGAGGTAACTGATTTTCCACCTATAGCAAGTATTTAGTGAAGTATGTTAATGCTCCCACACATGATAGAGCTTATTGGTAAGTAGTTCCAGAACAATCCTTTAATTGAGAGGGTGATATTGCTTCATATTTCCATGTTCAGGACAAATTCCATCTTTTCACATGGACTGACGAACGTGTGGTGGAAGAGGTAGAGGACCTAAAGTGTGAAGTTTCAGAGCTGAAAGCAGACATCTCCAATGTTAGAGCAGAACTAAGTTCAATAACGAAAGATAGCGAGCGTACCAAGCTAATGGTAGAGTTAGCAAGAGACAGGAAATGTTGTTGTGCTATATTATAAGTGTAGGAATGCCGATCCCAATGCTATGTTATCCATTGTCTTAATCCACTAAAAAAACCCATGCAACCTTGTCCTTAATTGTGTTGTTGTATGTTTGATTGCGTAAGGAGAAATTTCACATTACTCTAGCACAAATAAAACAATTTGCTTGACGGTGTCTGGTTGAAAGGATTGAGGTTTTAACTAGGGGCTCGACAGTATCAATCCAATGGGTCTGTTGGCAATAGACGAGAATTGCTGTCGTGCTATAATGCAAGTATAGAAATGATAAATTGTAGTGGGATTTATTCCTGTTTAAGGCCCTTCTTAGCAAACTAATTTTATCAGTTTCACAACAAATAAACTTTACCGTGCTATAATACTGTCGTAGAATTATTTTGGTGTTAAAACTTTTGCTGCATTAAATTTAAGGTTTCAACATTTCAGTTTTCCCTCAGATGTTAACGTATGTGTTCACATGATTAAATGAAGTATACGACCAAAACAAACCTTTGTATCACACTTAAATAATGGAaggaatttttatttataataataaagcGTTACATCTTAACTCCAACAGACCTATATGATCGGATAACTACTATTACAATATCACACAAGATAAATAGCAGTTGTCCATCATGATCCCACCCCTTTCCATACAACTCTTCCTACGCCACAAATTCCTTCCTACAAGCTTCCCCAACATTTTATATAGATTCCTTGCAAGTGGCTTTGTTGTGTCCCAGCCCCTTGCAACGGCTACACAAGGCCCTCCTCTTAGTGCGTTTCATCTGCAAACATTTTTATCGATCAGGTCAAATAGTAAATCATATTGTATCTCTATTCCATTAAATCTAGTTAGTATACTTACTATTTTTTCCCCCCTGGAGAAGAACCTCTGCTTCTTCGGCCTCCCAGGTGGGCGTCTTGTCACTGGAGGACACAGTTTCATACCACCAAAGTCAGAAACCAAATCAGACACACCTGTGTAGTCAGGCACTGGCAATACACTCCCTGCATATGCCGACCTCAGCCCCTCAATAGTGTATGCAGGCAAAACTAACGATTCCACGCTAATCTTTGCCTTGATTGCAGCAGCTATAGCATGTGAACATGGAATGGCAAGCACCTGAAACTCGTAACAGCTACATGTTTTTTTATCGAGGTCAACGTGAAAGCTCCCTCCGTTCTTGTTGCGCACCTCGTACTCGTCCTCTCCAATTTGAGTTACGCCGTATCCACCTGTCTGCTCAAAACTTTTGGTTAGCATTCCGGAGACCTTTGGCGACATTGAACCCATATTCTTCTGGGCTGCTTCCCTTCGCGTTGCAAACCAACCTGTGAGCTTAGTACGAATGAAATCGATCAAAGGTATTACCGGAAATTCTCTAGCTTCCCGCAAAACAGAATTCCATGATTCCGCAAGGTTGCTTGTCATGATATTATATCTCTTTCCCGGGAAATGTGATCTGGCCCAATGCTCTAACCCAATATCAAGTAAGTACTCAGCACATGCCGGATCCATTGTCTTAATCTCGTTAAAAGTTGTATAGAATTCCTGCAATCTGAAGGTCCTAGCTGCTTTAGCAACGAGATATTCCAGGTGCCGAGCTCTGAAATTTGACCTTATGTTTCTCTTCAAATGAACCACACAGATACAATGCCCCACTCCCGGATAGACCTGCATGCACACATCATTTAATTAGCATGATTCACGGTTAATGCATGTGCATATACGCATTTTTAACATAATCTGATGATCAAAGACACGGCAATCAATTAATTACCTTGCTAAGACCTTTGTATATAGACATGTGCCTATCAGATACAAACACCAACTCATCATCCCGCTCAACAAATGCCGACAACTGCTCAAAAAACCACTCCCATGAAGAGTCGTTTTCGCTGTCAACTACTGCAAAAGCTAGAGGAAATATCTGGTAGTTGCCATCTTGGGCAGACGCAGTCAGCAAACACCCTGCATATTTCCCTTTCAAGTGAGTACCATCAACCACCACCACTTTTCTCATGAACTCATAACCCTTGATTGAAGCGCCAAAAGCGACAAACATATATTTGAAACGTTCGCCACCACCCTCAACTGTTTCAGTGTAGAGTTTTGTTATCGTCCCCGGATTTGCAGTCACCAGCCTTTGTAGGTAGTCTGGTAAGAGGTGGTAAGATGACTGTGTGGTACCTTTAGCTTTATCAATGGCCACATCCCTAGAACGCCATGCCTTCCAGTATGAAATATTGACGTCATGGTCGCCACGCATCATCTGCCTTATTTCACGCGGTTTAGGTCCTCCGCCGGCGCTTCCAAACTTGTTTCGCATTAGCTCTCCAATAACCGATGAAGTAGCTTGAGTCTGATAACCGCCACGCTCATCTATCGAGCATgtatgctctgataccactttcCGAACTTCGAACACATCAGCATCCTTAAGTTTGACTGCATACACTCTCCATGGGCAATTCAGACCACAGCATTCAAGTACCATCAGCCCTGGTTCTGACTTCCTACTTCTGTACTGAAACTTCATGCTTATGGCATAAATAGCCATATGTTGCTTGAAAGCCTCTCTGTTTCTGAACATCATGCCCTCAGTAACATTGTTTCCGTATTCTCCTAACTCGCCTATAAACATATACATCACGGAAATGGTTAGGACAGCTACAATGCCAAAAAGTTTAACTAgcaaaccaaaactatataGATTCCGTGCCAAACTAGAAGAAGTTATATTTCTCATTATATTTCCAAACGATGTACTTGTGTAATAATTTTATTGTCTTCATATAATGCACGTTGTTGTATTACAAATTCCCTTTATATGTTCCATTTTACAGTAATatgacaaatatttttttaaggtaGCACTGCCAGAGGTTTTCATTTAGCGCGTCAACATGAATACAATAAAGGTTATGTAAGACTTAGCTGTCTAACAGAAACAACATACAATCCAAATCAAACATTAAACCCTATTTAAATAAAGATTGTTTTCTTTGACCAATGCTAGAGGGTTTTCCATTTAGCGCGACAAAAGTAATACAACCACGGCTACACATAAGACATAGCAGTCTAACAAACACAACACACAATCCAAAACAAACGTTAAACCGTAATAAAACATAGATTCTTTTCTCTAACAAATGCTAGCGGTTTTTTCCATTTAGCGCGACAACAGAAATACAACTATGGCTACATATAACACTTAGCAGTATAACAGAAACCACAGCGAAGGCAAAACTAACATTAAACCATATTAAAAGCAAAGATTATTTTCATTAAGCATTGCTAGAGGGTTTTTCATTTAGCGCGATAACATAAATACAACAACGTCTACTTATGACTTAGCAGTCTAAAAGAAACAACATACAAACCAAATTAAACATTATCCACCCAAAACATAAACACCACCATCAACCACAGACAATACACGCGACAACAAGGTAATCCAACTTGCAAACCCCTTTTCCTTTCCCCAACAAAACATTTTAAAGACACCCACCCTCGGTGCTACTCCCTTCCGATGAAGTTTGCTCTGCCCTCTGACCACCCTTCTTTTCACGTCCACCATGTATGGTAGCCTTGCTCCCTTCAGCGAATTCTGTTGGCGTCTTTTCCAATGCTTTACCAGCCCTCTTCTCTGTTTTCacattaatgtattaaaaattgtTTACAATTTGTCCGCCATAtcataaaaactgttttttcaACGTAAAGCATCCCGTACCTGTGTTCGTTGGGAGGATGCATGCAGACTCCCCTAGTTGAATCGCACTCGGTTCCTCTACCATTTCATTTGTACGCACTTGTTCACCTATATATGTCGGCACAAGCGGGGCATGTGTCGATCCTGTTGATGAGCCACCGCCATTATCATCCGTTGCTGCGTTTGGCTCACCCACACCCATGTTTTGATTTCCCGGTGGGTCATTGACATGTAAACCTTCTGGACAAGCAAACCCCTCATTTGCAACATCTTGCCAAAAACGCATAGTATTCTCAACCCCTTCACCAGTGATTCCTTCGGTGGGACCATGTGTAGGGTAGTTCAACAAGTCCATTCCCACATCCCAAAACACAGACGGTGCTTGGGCTTGCGTGATTTGTTCTGGCATTACGGATGTCCTCCCTGTTATCCCTGCATCACAGTGATATTTAGCGATTAGTAGTTTTGCTATAAAACTTCTTATTTATCAGGCTAACAGTTTTACGTTTTCTTGTTAGCCAAGTTTAACACTTCCAGTCTCATCAGATATGCTAAGCATTAAACGTGTTTGTACTAATTTCTTTTCCACATACTCAATCAAAGTTGATAAAACCAACCTTGCACAACATCCTCGAGAGTTCCTTCCATCATTACTTCATCATCGTCGTTGTCAAGTTCAATGATTTCTCTCACCGGAGCTGTGTTGTGGTTACGATTTGCACGGTAACAGTCAGCGTGCGCCATCTCCAAAGACACTCGATGAAAAAGAAGCATCGCTTCCTCAGGGAATATCGCGTTCATCACCCGTTCAGTTTGGGCTGCACGATCACCAAACACAAGACCTGCATTACAAAAATCATTGGTTTAGACATCATTATAATGAAACAATAGACAACAAATTAAATGTAGAGTTTTCCTATCCGAGGTCGTATACTTACTTTCATACGCAGCCCTTGAGTTTTCAGTGGCAGTCATGTCAAAAACATACGAGGTTGCACCAATGTTGAAACTTGTTCGACACAGGAAATGGTACTCAGCCACTCCTTTAGGCCCCACTGTTACAAGGATTGCTAGATCCTCCAACCAGGTTCTCACGTTAAGGATCAAGGAGAGATCAGACGTGTTAGCGATCGTTGTTGGTGGTGTCTTGTTACCCAGTGGCACGAGCATCCAGCTAGGCAGACGGTACGTCACAACCACCGGAGTCCGTTGACTTAGGCTGTAACGGCGCCTTACGATCTGGTCGAGCATATCAAAGGTGGCTGTCTTGCTAATCAACAACCCATATCCATAATCTTCAGGGTCGACTATGAAATCCCATTCTTCGTTTCCGTTTTTCTTCCATTCACCTAGCCAAATACGGATAGAGCGAACCATCCtgaaaaaacaagaatactACAAGAGTTAATGCATGTCGCTGATATGGCAACCGCAATTTATGTTgcagcaaaataaaaaataacgaaCTAATCATTCTCATATTTAATGACAGGTGATGATATCTTCAGATTTCATGTGACAAATAACAAAACACTAAATAGCAGTCGAACAACAGTTAATGCATGACGAACAACAGCTAAAACATTCTCTATTTATGACTCTCAGAAATTAACTACGATGAAACTAATTAATACCTTCGATTTTCTTTAGTGTTTATGGTGCATAAGCTCACCGGTTGGATCCCCTTTTATAGCGAAACCCGACATGAACTTTCTCACTCTAGCCCCCATACAAACTTTTTGCATGCCTTAGAAGATCTTTTTACTCTGATCCTCCTTTCCATGCACAGGCTGTTATCACAGGTAGAAACCGCTCATTCGTCAATTCTATTTGTAAACTGCGTAAAGTTATTTTAGCGGGTATATATTCTAGGTTAATGATTACTAACCCCCCCAATCGAAAACAATAACCCTTTTAGCTTCCAACCTACACTAAGCCTACGGCAAAACCTCTTCCTTATCTTATAGAAGGACCTTATCGTCATTTTGCTTTGCTTTCTGACAATCGAAAGCCCACATCTTTTCTCTTATGGGTATCCGCCTAATTTCCACATTCTTCTTGTA of the Brassica rapa cultivar Chiifu-401-42 chromosome A03, CAAS_Brap_v3.01, whole genome shotgun sequence genome contains:
- the LOC117133061 gene encoding uncharacterized protein LOC117133061, which translates into the protein MSSGADETDETPHLQFPPRMFAVGDEPLGIRVTPYHKPSAITKILNALTEDEIEAIRKTPFGKLVEIADKPSFSGRFGRFLISRQLKIVKKNEAWFLFAGKPVRFSLREFAMVTGLNCQQYPTHSKKRSTKSITEKPYWGELFGLMTEVPVSYVVSMLRKKTVTDPEIRFKYALLALLSAVIVPTSHNPRIAHQHAEMIKDVDQFLAFPWGRASFDMLMSSIKERDEVSLSQNTIALKGFVLSLQLLMIEAVPSLTGVVEDGGSSASDGDESVDEDGKGKKSINTVHVTDIDTAAKAHVVSIITAGVEEFLLNPELGFSDDGEDVLVTNMVKCVEDGFAFANSHFTGGATKADVNRMREDGKTGKKRSRKNTKVNLKEPVTEALDADYVADIVRKSVSTELSKMGVQIQNLVDNVTTSHQLLRSDIEDMFQIFRRDITKLVTPLCTAPHNPPPPPTPHSSHFGMRNQSGSTTPANTNNIINEAVRFANQHSLQTKKVTSPCLFLKHNLIATIFGDAILFDVIGYNGRERCSRRNADVLSDKDAPAVETNPHVQDSADARSDTDDPAMETNLHLQDSVDVLLDTNAPAVETNPHLQDSENLPRSKEPTVVGDSRDPLVAENDPISKDSGDTSLAFPQPTFSLGLTQEDPQLSKTSAPDSEDYGDEHMTVDPPPTSNENDAPAPLYRKSKRPRVVPRSLVGDYQCDKRILVRAWEAHVNATRRVPNVDYAVKFAELSSKLESPFTIKLDGLSLTSKELSAIVDRSTHLPPKALDVLIHHTRLVFQSYPVSLQSKNSVFLDTKFVSLLAKTFFKFSKAPKKESFRFPAALADYLVRDFPIDEANRFYFPFNFDKKHWVGVCVDSSLGQVSVLDSNTSLRTDGMITSEMRSISQMFPYILKQAGKQCSSKDMKTFTIDRPRSIPQNTTSFDSGVTSIFLIQAHAVGGLEVCKCITPDVLDVEVERLTVMIYEEYMGLI
- the LOC117132471 gene encoding uncharacterized protein LOC117132471; translation: METNLHLQDSVDVLLDTNAPAVETNPHLQDSENLPRSKEPTVVGDSRDPLVAENDPISKDSGDTSLAFPQPTFSLGLTQEDPQLSKTSAPDSEDYGDEHMTVDPPPTSNENDAPAPLYRKSKRPRVVPRSLVGDYQCDKRILVRAWEAHVNATRRVPNVDYAVKFAELSSKLESPL
- the LOC117133062 gene encoding uncharacterized protein At4g04775-like gives rise to the protein MSTQTKGSSSSAPGGTRSRRRRVEKPRGIPQFCRCGEEAVIRTSGTAKNPGRLFYCCPNGSEEDKFHLFTWTDERVVEEVEDLKCEVSELKADISNVRAELSSITKDSERTKLMVELARDRKCCCAIL
- the LOC117133063 gene encoding uncharacterized protein LOC117133063, whose amino-acid sequence is MPEQITQAQAPSVFWDVGMDLLNYPTHGPTEGITGEGVENTMRFWQDVANEGFACPEGLHVNDPPGNQNMGVGEPNAATDDNGGGSSTGSTHAPLVPTYIGEQVRTNEMVEEPSAIQLGESACILPTNTEKRAGKALEKTPTEFAEGSKATIHGGREKKGGQRAEQTSSEGSSTEGELGEYGNNVTEGMMFRNREAFKQHMAIYAISMKFQYRSRKSEPGLMVLECCGLNCPWRVYAVKLKDADVFEVRKVVSEHTCSIDERGGYQTQATSSVIGELMRNKFGSAGGGPKPREIRQMMRGDHDVNISYWKAWRSRDVAIDKAKGTTQSSYHLLPDYLQRLVTANPGTITKLYTETVEGGGERFKYMFVAFGASIKGYEFMRKVVVVDGTHLKGKYAGCLLTASAQDGNYQIFPLAFAVVDSENDSSWEWFFEQLSAFVERDDELVFVSDRHMSIYKGLSKVYPGVGHCICVVHLKRNIRSNFRARHLEYLVAKAARTFRLQEFYTTFNEIKTMDPACAEYLLDIGLEHWARSHFPGKRYNIMTSNLAESWNSVLREAREFPVIPLIDFIRTKLTGWFATRREAAQKNMGSMSPKVSGMLTKSFEQTGGYGVTQIGEDEYEVRNKNGGSFHVDLDKKTCSCYEFQVLAIPCSHAIAAAIKAKISVESLVLPAYTIEGLRSAYAGSVLPVPDYTGVSDLVSDFGGMKLCPPVTRRPPGRPKKQR
- the LOC117132470 gene encoding uncharacterized protein LOC117132470 — encoded protein: MVRSIRIWLGEWKKNGNEEWDFIVDPEDYGYGLLISKTATFDMLDQIVRRRYSLSQRTPVVVTYRLPSWMLVPLGNKTPPTTIANTSDLSLILNVRTWLEDLAILVTVGPKGVAEYHFLCRTSFNIGATSYVFDMTATENSRAAYESLVFGDRAAQTERVMNAIFPEEAMLLFHRVSLEMAHADCYRANRNHNTAPVREIIELDNDDDEVMMEGTLEDVVQGWFYQL